Genomic segment of Vibrio natriegens NBRC 15636 = ATCC 14048 = DSM 759:
TAGACAACTCAGGGTCAAGGTTACCCGTAGGCTCATCCGCCACCAGCAAGGTTGGTCGATTCACAACTGCGCGGGCAATCCCAACACGTTGTTGCTCACCGCCCGAAAGCTGACTTGGCAAACAACGCGCTTTGTCGAGCAGACCGGTTTTATCCAACGATGCCGAAACGCGACGTTTAATTTCATTTTCAGAAATCGATTCGATGCGCATCGGCAGTGCGACATTGTCGTACACACTGCGATCCATCAACAAACGGTGATCCTGAAATACGATGCCGATATTACGGCGTAGAAACGGGATATCTCGGTTCGAAATACGAGTGATGTCATGATCATTAAAATGAATGGTGCCATCAGTCGGGCGTTCAATCGCACAGATCAGTTTCAGCAAGGTACTTTTACCAGCGCCAGAATGCCCGCCTAAAAACGCCATCTCTCCACGCCTCAGGTGAAAGTCGACTTTTTGCAGTGCTTGTCGACCACCGCGGTAAGCTTTACTCACTTGCTGAAATTTGATCACCCTTGATTCCCTCTCACTTAATTTACTCTTCGCGGCTGAACAGTGCGTCAATGAACTCTTGAGTTTCAAAAGGACGCAAATCTTCGATGCCTTCGCCTACACCAATGTAACGAATTGGAATACCAAACTGATCAGCAATAGCGAAAATCACGCCGCCTTTCGCTGTACCATCAAGCTTAGTTAATGTAATCCCAGTGATAGGTGAAACGTCACTGAAAAGCTTCGCCTGGCTGATCGCATTTTGACCCGTTCCGGCATCGAGTGTCAGCATGATTTCGTGAGGTGCAGAGTCATCAATCTTCTTCATCACACGAATGATCTTGCGCAACTCTTCCATCAGGTTCGCTTTGTTTTGCAGACGACCTGCCGTATCAGCGATCACTACATCCACACCACGTGCTTTTGCCGCTTCAATCGCATCATAGATAACAGAGGCACTGTCAGCACCAGTATGTTGAGCAATCACAGGAACGTTGTTGCGCTCACCCCATACTTGAAGCTGCTCTACCGCTGCCGCACGGAAAGTATCACCAGCAGCCAACATCACTTTCTTACCCTGATTCTGGAACTGCTTCGCCAGCTTACCGATCGTCGTAGTTTTACCTACACCATTTACGCCAACCATTAAGATAACGTAAGGCGTTTTACTGGTATCGATTTCTAGCGGCTGTTCTACTTTAGACAGAATCTCTGCCATTTCTTCTTTCAACAAGCCGTAAAGAGCTTCGCCATCTTTAAGATCACCGCGAGAGGCTTTATCTGTCAGGTTGTTGATGATTTTTGTTGTGGTATTCATACCCACATCCGCGATAAGCAGTTGCTCTTCCAGCTCCTCAAACAGGTCGTCATCGATTTTTTTACCGCTGAACAAACCAAAGAAGCCAGCACCGATGTTTGCCTTGGTGCGGCTTAAACTGCGTTTGAGGCGCGCGAAGAAACTCTCAGTCGGCTTTTCCTGCTCCTGAACGCGAGGTGCCACTGGCACTTCAGGCTCTTCTGCTTCTGCTTCTGCTTCTGCTTCTGCTTCTGCTGGGACAGCCTCAGCCTTTTCAGGCTCGTCTTCAACTCTATTTTTTTCTTCTGCTTGCAGAGCACCCTCTTCGGAAGGTTGCTCTTCAGAAGCCGCTTCCACTGCTTCTTCTTTTACTGTTTCTTCAGTTTTTGGTTGTTGGCTTTGTTCTTCATCACCAAAACCTAGCCACGAAAGTAATCCGCGCTTCTTTTTTTCCGTCATCTGGGGCTATCCTAGATTATCTTTTTATCTATTAATGACTCTTTTTTGACAAGATTATTATCCGTCTAAAAAAGGCGAATGACAAAGCTGTGAAAACTTTTCAACTAGGTGAATCTAATCTTATTAGTGTTACACTCTGTCATCTTGAATATTCTGGGCTGTATCCAAGCTCAATGCTTGGGCGATTGGGTATAGTATCACTTTATTAGCGGTCAAAAAATCTATGGTAAGACGTCGCCAGCAAAACTCATCACAAAAAAAGCCA
This window contains:
- the ftsE gene encoding cell division ATP-binding protein FtsE; the encoded protein is MIKFQQVSKAYRGGRQALQKVDFHLRRGEMAFLGGHSGAGKSTLLKLICAIERPTDGTIHFNDHDITRISNRDIPFLRRNIGIVFQDHRLLMDRSVYDNVALPMRIESISENEIKRRVSASLDKTGLLDKARCLPSQLSGGEQQRVGIARAVVNRPTLLVADEPTGNLDPELSNRVLRLFEEFNRAGVTILLATHDIGLVNTRPQYRHFELNQGFLSEVEDYGR
- the ftsY gene encoding signal recognition particle-docking protein FtsY; its protein translation is MTEKKKRGLLSWLGFGDEEQSQQPKTEETVKEEAVEAASEEQPSEEGALQAEEKNRVEDEPEKAEAVPAEAEAEAEAEAEEPEVPVAPRVQEQEKPTESFFARLKRSLSRTKANIGAGFFGLFSGKKIDDDLFEELEEQLLIADVGMNTTTKIINNLTDKASRGDLKDGEALYGLLKEEMAEILSKVEQPLEIDTSKTPYVILMVGVNGVGKTTTIGKLAKQFQNQGKKVMLAAGDTFRAAAVEQLQVWGERNNVPVIAQHTGADSASVIYDAIEAAKARGVDVVIADTAGRLQNKANLMEELRKIIRVMKKIDDSAPHEIMLTLDAGTGQNAISQAKLFSDVSPITGITLTKLDGTAKGGVIFAIADQFGIPIRYIGVGEGIEDLRPFETQEFIDALFSREE